Proteins encoded together in one Campylobacter peloridis LMG 23910 window:
- a CDS encoding M16 family metallopeptidase, producing MLNLNHNGVNVDIIYEYENELPIVFFKLIFKNSGKIAEKNDAGIASMLARFFNEGSNDEFFKNLEYQAIELYAKASFEHFQINIKCLKEHFDFAIEKLQELLLNVRFDEKILQRLKILTLGELASLNTDYDYQAKRLLNKSVFKEEIFASGLDGSKESIEKITLKKLQDFMDENLVLDNALFVFGGDVKEDEVKTITQKICSQLKKSTLNQNKRFELIDKCVEVVDYKSTEQAYIYFCSPFNIQVDDEKMYLAKIALFILGQGGFGSRLMEEVRVKRGLAYSAYAMLDVNLNYSRIFGYLQTKNESAIEAKELVKEVFEIFTQNGVNEKEFKLAKQFLVGSMPLRYENLGKRLEIMLNEYLQNLKLGNLKEEIQKIKNASLDTLNDFIKMHKEISKLSFASIENESSRK from the coding sequence ATGCTAAATTTAAATCATAATGGTGTAAATGTTGATATTATATACGAATATGAAAATGAACTTCCTATAGTCTTTTTTAAATTAATTTTCAAAAATAGTGGCAAAATAGCAGAAAAAAATGATGCAGGTATTGCAAGTATGCTTGCAAGGTTTTTTAACGAAGGAAGTAATGATGAGTTTTTTAAAAATTTAGAATACCAAGCTATTGAACTTTATGCTAAAGCTAGTTTTGAACATTTTCAAATAAACATAAAATGCTTAAAAGAACATTTTGATTTTGCTATAGAAAAATTACAAGAATTATTATTAAATGTGCGTTTTGATGAAAAGATTTTACAAAGACTAAAAATTTTAACTTTAGGAGAACTTGCAAGTTTAAATACAGATTATGATTATCAAGCAAAAAGACTTTTAAATAAAAGTGTTTTTAAAGAGGAAATTTTTGCTAGTGGACTTGATGGAAGTAAAGAAAGTATAGAAAAAATTACATTGAAAAAATTACAAGATTTTATGGATGAAAATTTAGTGCTTGATAATGCTTTATTTGTTTTTGGTGGAGATGTAAAAGAAGATGAAGTAAAAACTATCACACAAAAAATTTGCTCTCAATTAAAAAAAAGCACTTTAAATCAAAATAAAAGATTTGAACTTATCGATAAATGTGTAGAAGTTGTTGATTATAAAAGCACCGAACAAGCTTATATTTATTTTTGCTCGCCTTTTAATATACAAGTAGATGATGAAAAAATGTATTTAGCTAAAATAGCCTTGTTTATTTTAGGTCAAGGAGGTTTTGGCTCGCGTTTAATGGAAGAAGTGCGTGTTAAGAGGGGTTTAGCATATTCAGCATATGCTATGCTTGATGTAAATTTAAACTATAGTAGAATTTTTGGTTATTTACAAACTAAAAATGAAAGTGCTATTGAAGCCAAAGAATTAGTTAAAGAAGTTTTTGAAATTTTTACACAAAATGGGGTAAATGAGAAAGAATTTAAATTAGCAAAACAATTTTTAGTAGGCTCCATGCCTTTAAGATATGAAAATTTAGGCAAAAGATTAGAGATTATGCTTAATGAATATTTGCAAAATTTAAAACTAGGCAATTTAAAAGAAGAAATACAAAAAATTAAAAACGCTTCTTTGGATACGCTAAATGATTTTATTAAAATGCATAAAGAAATTTCAAAATTGAGTTTTGCAAGTATAGAAAATGAAAGTTCAAGAAAGTGA